One segment of uncultured Campylobacter sp. DNA contains the following:
- a CDS encoding 4Fe-4S dicluster domain-containing protein yields MKKLIMIHDENLCIGCQACSVACGNENGVPSGVYRLQVHGKTSGVFPNLKLDYSRASCVMCEDSPCVDVCPTGASFKTKDGVTLIDERLCVSCKYCILACPYDARFVDPVTHAIGKCTFCYTNRTSKGLQPACVSVCPTDALVFGDVNDASSGVNKLLAKTSVEYPKAYLNTKPRLANIKNKKGGRYE; encoded by the coding sequence ATGAAAAAACTCATAATGATTCACGACGAAAATTTATGTATAGGTTGCCAAGCCTGTTCGGTTGCGTGCGGGAATGAAAACGGCGTACCGAGCGGCGTTTATAGGCTGCAAGTGCACGGCAAAACAAGCGGCGTTTTTCCAAATTTAAAGCTAGATTATTCGCGCGCCAGCTGCGTTATGTGCGAGGATAGCCCCTGCGTGGACGTCTGCCCTACGGGCGCTAGCTTTAAAACCAAAGACGGCGTAACGCTCATAGACGAGAGGCTTTGCGTCAGCTGCAAATACTGCATCCTAGCCTGTCCTTACGACGCAAGGTTTGTCGATCCCGTCACGCACGCTATCGGCAAATGCACCTTTTGCTACACGAACCGCACCAGCAAAGGCTTGCAGCCTGCTTGCGTAAGCGTGTGTCCGACCGACGCTTTGGTTTTTGGCGACGTAAACGACGCGAGCTCTGGGGTAAACAAGCTGCTAGCCAAAACGAGTGTAGAATATCCGAAAGCGTATCTAAACACCAAACCGCGCCTAGCGAATATCAAAAACAAAAAAGGAGGACGCTATGAATAA